The segment GCACAATTTTATATACCGGTGTTGAAGCAGGCAATGCTGCCAAAGTAAACGAAGTAATTGCTGTGATCGGTAAAGCCGGTACAGATATTTCTGCTTTGGTGAATGCATTTAAAAATCCGGGTACTCCCTCAGCTCCGGCAAGTGCAACGGCTGCAACAACAGCTGCTGCCGCAACCACACCTGCCGCTGTTGCATCAACAACAGCTTCAAGCACAGAAAACGGTCGTTTAAAAGCATCTCCATTAGCAAAGAAAATTGCTGCTGAAAAAGGTATCGATCTCCACGCTGTACAAGGCAGTGGTGATGGGGGCCGTATCATTAAAGCAGATATCGATAATTATAAACCTGCAGCTGCTGCCGCAAGTGTTCCTGCAGCCAAAGCAGCAACTCCTTCTGCTCCTGTTATTGCCTTTACTCCCGGTGCAGGCGAAGGATTTGTTGATACGCCAAACAGCAACATGCGCAAAACAATTGCACGTCGTTTGGGCGAAAGCATGTTTACTGCTCCGCATTTCTATTTGAAAATGGAACTGAACATGGATAATGCCATGGCAGCACGTGCACAAATGAATGCAGTTAGTCCGGTTAAGATCAGCTTCCAGGATATGATGATCAAAGCATGTGCTATGGCATTGCGCAAACATCCTGCAGTGAACTCTTCATGGATGGGCGAGTTTATCCGCACTTACAATCATATTCATATTGGTAGTGCGGTTGCAGTTGACCAGGGATTGATTGTTCCTGTATTCAAATTTGCAGATCAAAAAAGTTTGAGCCAGATCGCTTCTGAAGCAAATGGCTTGTACGATAAAGCAAGAACAGGTAAACTGCAACCGCAGGAATTTACCGGCAACACATTTACGATCTCTAACTTAGGTATGATGGATATTGAAGATTTCACTGCCATCATCAACCCGCCAGACAGCTGTATTCTTGCTGTTGGTCGCATTAAAGAAATTGTGATCAAGAAGAAAGATGGCAGCTTCGGTACTACCAATGTAATGAAAGTAACATTGAGTTGCGATCACCGCAGTGTTGATGGTGCTGTTGGTTCTTCGTTCCTGCAAACATTGAAGAAGTA is part of the Lacibacter sediminis genome and harbors:
- a CDS encoding 2-oxo acid dehydrogenase subunit E2; this encodes MAEVIRMPLLSDTMTEGKILKWNKQVGDKVKGDDVLADVETDKATMEVVGYADGTLLYIGVPEGKAAQINEIIAIVGKEGEDYKSLLDGGSAAPAPAAATETAAAPAPSAPAAAGVDADALAGQLGVTVIRMPLLSDTMTEGKIIAWNKKVGDAVKADESLADVETDKATMEVIPYVDGTILYTGVEAGNAAKVNEVIAVIGKAGTDISALVNAFKNPGTPSAPASATAATTAAAATTPAAVASTTASSTENGRLKASPLAKKIAAEKGIDLHAVQGSGDGGRIIKADIDNYKPAAAAASVPAAKAATPSAPVIAFTPGAGEGFVDTPNSNMRKTIARRLGESMFTAPHFYLKMELNMDNAMAARAQMNAVSPVKISFQDMMIKACAMALRKHPAVNSSWMGEFIRTYNHIHIGSAVAVDQGLIVPVFKFADQKSLSQIASEANGLYDKARTGKLQPQEFTGNTFTISNLGMMDIEDFTAIINPPDSCILAVGRIKEIVIKKKDGSFGTTNVMKVTLSCDHRSVDGAVGSSFLQTLKKYIENPVTMLV